The Megalops cyprinoides isolate fMegCyp1 chromosome 9, fMegCyp1.pri, whole genome shotgun sequence genome has a window encoding:
- the LOC118782859 gene encoding hemicentin-1-like, with translation MRASTYNFRFSWILSLWLCACCGASECPLEVTPARVVVKYGDPVLANCTTTVEHMGMGWEASQGSTKMVKNVSSVVWRVANLTHWGIKPMCFANFQTSQCDKVLNITVYKHPDSVSLKRHSNHTGPIEEGRQYKLVCEIQNVAPLEYLTVKWYKGQLEVHNKTYNSDRKTPVNEYPILLISPSRADDGAQYRCAAVLDLGPEGPQPPPVVQSEPLSITVQYSPDILSQPHADGLIEGRDLHLNCTAVGNPVPTFKWNYTSANNVEVHTSGAVSVLTISTITKDNAGNYTCIATNSQGQSTMTFPVNVARGAAQALVAVGAVGGVFLCIFLVGLGFCFYSKMK, from the exons ATGAGAGCCTCGACCTACAACTTCAGATTTTCATGGATCCTGTCCCTTTGGCTCTGCGCATGCTGTG GGGCCTCTGAATGTCCTCTGGAGGTGACCCCCGCCAGGGTCGTGGTGAAATACGGAGATCCAGTTTTGGCAAACTGTACCACAACAGTGGAACACATGGGGATGGGATGGGAAGCTTCACAAGGCAGCACAAAAATGGTGAAGAACGTCTCCTCCGTAGTCTGGAGGGTTGCCAACCTGACGCACTGGGGCATCAAACCTATGTGCTTCGCGAACTTCCAAACGAGCCAGTGCGATAAAGTCCTCAACATCACTGTCTACA AGCATCCGGACAGCGTCTCCCTCAAGCGCCATTCTAATCACACAGGCCCAATAGAGGAGGGGAGACAATACAAGCTGGTGTGTGAAATCCAGAATGTTGCCCCTCTCGAGTATCTTACTGTGAAGTGGTACAAAGGGCAGCTGGAGGTTCACAATAAAACCTATAACAGTGATAGGAAGACACCTGTGAATGAGTACCCGATCCTTCTGATCTCCCCGAGTCGAGCCGACGATGGAGCACAGTACAGGTGCGCCGCGGTGCTGGATCTGGGACCAGAGGGACCACAGCCGCCCCCTGTGGTTCAGTCAGAACCGCTCAGCATCACAGTGCAAT aCAGCCCTGACATTCTCAGTCAGCCTCACGCTGATGGGCTAATAGAGGGTCGTGATTTGCACTTGAACTGCACCGCTGTTGGCAACCCGGTTCCCACATTCAAATGGAATTACACCTCTGCCAATAATGTGGAAGTCCACACCAGCggggctgtgtcagtgctgaccATCTCAACTATCACTAAGGACAATGCTGGCAATTACACCTGCATTGCCACAAACTCACAGGGCCAGTCCACGATGACCTTCCCTGTGAATGTGGCCAGAG gaGCAGCACAAGCCTTGGTTGCCGTGGGAGCAGTTGGTGGTGTCTTTCTATGCATTTTCCTTGTTGGATTGGGTTTCTGCTTCTatagcaaaatgaaataa